One genomic segment of Myxocyprinus asiaticus isolate MX2 ecotype Aquarium Trade chromosome 14, UBuf_Myxa_2, whole genome shotgun sequence includes these proteins:
- the flr gene encoding tetratricopeptide repeat protein 30A isoform X2, whose amino-acid sequence MPLATIKDGEYTATVYKMIKEGRYGDAIHILSKEHQKHTKSRAALSLIGYCYYHMQDFTNAAECYEQLTQLHPEVEDYKLYYAQSLYGACAFPEAMKATFLLDSTTSHTKMIKLQAAIKYGEEDFSGAKILVEQLPQEDPDYDVDLGCLLYKEGEYEEACKKFMSSMNVLGYQPDLAYNIALCYYSLKQYASALKYIAEIIERGIREHPELSIGMTTEGIDVRSVGNTLVLHETALIEAFNLKAAIEYQLKNYAAAQEALTDMPPRSEEELDPVTLHNQALMNMDSKPTEGFEKLAFLLQQNPFPPVTFGNLLLLYCKYEYFDLAADVLAENAHLTYKFLTPYLYEFLDAMITCQTAPEEAFRKFEETAGKLTEQLRKVQEARHNRDEESLKKYVQDYDEVLERYIPVLMAQAKIYWNRENYSMVEKIFHKSLEFCNEHDTWKLNVAHVLFMQDNKYKEAIGFYEPIVKKHYENILNVSAIVLANLCVSYIMTSQNEEAEELMRKIEKEEEQISYDDPDKKIFHLCIVNLVIGTLYCAKGNYDFGISRVIKSLEPYNKKLGTDTWFYAKRCFLSLLENMAKHMIMLRDSVVQECIQFLEHCELYGKDVLAIIEQPLEENRMHIGKNTVTYESRLIKALFYEVTGWNE is encoded by the exons ATGCCGCTAGCAACGATCAAAGACGGCGAATACACGGCCACCGTGTATAAAATG ATCAAAGAGGGGCGTTATGGAGACGCAATTCATATTCTGAGCAAAGAACATCAGAAACACACAAAA TCAAGGGCTGCGCTCTCGCTCATAGGTTATTGCTACTATCACATGCAAGACTTCACTAACGCAGCAGAGTGCTATGAACAGCTGACACAGCTTCACCCAGAGGTGGAAGACTACAAACTCTACTATGCCCAGTCCCTTTACGGAGCGTGTGCCTTCCCAGAGGCCATGAAAGCTACATTCCTGTTGGACAGCACTACAAGTCATACTAAG ATGATCAAACTGCAAGCTGCTATCAAATATGGGGAGGAGGACTTTTCAGGTGCAAag ATTCTGGTTGAGCAGTTGCCTCAGGAGGATCCAGACTACGATGTGGATCTTGGTTGTTTGCTTTATAAGGAGGGAGAGTATGAAGAAGCTTGCAAAAAGTTTATGTCCTCtatgaatgtacttggctaccaGCCAG ATCTGGCATACAACATAGCACTTTGTTACTACAGTTTAAAGCAGTATGCTTCAGCACTCAAATATATTGCAGAAATCATTGAACGTGGAATCAGAGAGCATCCAG AACTCAGTATTGGCATGACAACAGAAGGCATTGATGTAAGAAGTGTTGGCAACACCCTTGTCTTGCATGAAACCGCTTTGATCGAAGCTTTTAATCTGAAAGCAGCTATTGAATACCAGCTGAAGAACT ATGCTGCAGCACAGGAGGCACTGACTGATATGCCCCCCAGATCAGAGGAG GAATTGGATCCAGTCACCCTTCACAACCAGGCCTTAATGAATATGGACTCCAAGCCTACTGAGGGGTTTGAGAAGCTTGCTTTTCTCCTTCAGCAAAATCCCTTCCCTCctgttacatttggtaacttacTTTTGCTCTACTGTAAATACGAG TACTTTGACCTTGCTGCAGATGTTCTGGCTGAAAATGCCCATCTCACATACAAGTTTCTCACACCG TACCTCTATGAGTTCCTGGATGCCATGATCACATGTCAGACTGCACCTGAGGAG GCCTTTCGAAAATTTGAGGAAACTGCTGGGAAACTGACTGAGCAGTTACGCAAG GTGCAAGAAGCAAGACACAACCGGGATGAAGAATCCTTAAAAAAATATGTCCAAGACTATGATGAGGTTCTTGAGAG ATACATTCCTGTATTAATGGCACAAGCCAAAATCTACTGGAACCGTGAGAACTACAGCATGGTAGAAAAGATTTTCCACAAATCACTGGAGTTCTGCAATGAGCATGACACTTGGAAACTTAATGTTGCTCATGTGCTCTTCATGCAAGATAACAAATATAAAGAAGCCATTGGGTTTTATGAGCCCATAGTTAAGAAACATTATGAGAAC ATCCTCAACGTCAGTGCAATTGTTCTTGCTAATCTGTGCGTGTCATACATCATGACCAGCCAAAATGAAGAG GCAGAGGAACTGATGAGGAAGATAGAGAAAGAAGAGGAGCAGATCTCTTATGATGATCCAGACAAAAAGATTTTTCATCTGTGTATTGTCAACCTTGTAATAGG GACTTTGTATTGTGCTAAAGGGAACTATGACTTTGGCATTTCTCGTGTCATAAAGAGTCTGGAGCCATACAACAAGAAG CTTGGAACAGACACGTGGTTCTATGCTAAAAGATGTTTCCTCTCACTGCTGGAAAACATGGCCAAACACATGATCATGCTCAGAGATTCAGTGGTGCAAGAGTGCATTCAGTTCCTGGAGCACTGTGAAT TGTATGGGAAAGATGTTCTTGCCATCATAGAGCAGCCCCTGGAGGAGAACCGCATGCACATCGGCAAGAACACTGTCACGTATGAATCACGCCTGATTAAAGCTCTCTTCTATGAAGTCACAGGATGGAATGAGTAA
- the flr gene encoding tetratricopeptide repeat protein 30A isoform X1, with protein MPLATIKDGEYTATVYKMIKEGRYGDAIHILSKEHQKHTKSRAALSLIGYCYYHMQDFTNAAECYEQLTQLHPEVEDYKLYYAQSLYGACAFPEAMKATFLLDSTTSHTKMIKLQAAIKYGEEDFSGAKILVEQLPQEDPDYDVDLGCLLYKEGEYEEACKKFMSSMNVLGYQPDLAYNIALCYYSLKQYASALKYIAEIIERGIREHPELSIGMTTEGIDVRSVGNTLVLHETALIEAFNLKAAIEYQLKNYAAAQEALTDMPPRSEEELDPVTLHNQALMNMDSKPTEGFEKLAFLLQQNPFPPVTFGNLLLLYCKYEYFDLAADVLAENAHLTYKFLTPYLYEFLDAMITCQTAPEEAFRKFEETAGKLTEQLRKVTKQVQEARHNRDEESLKKYVQDYDEVLERYIPVLMAQAKIYWNRENYSMVEKIFHKSLEFCNEHDTWKLNVAHVLFMQDNKYKEAIGFYEPIVKKHYENILNVSAIVLANLCVSYIMTSQNEEAEELMRKIEKEEEQISYDDPDKKIFHLCIVNLVIGTLYCAKGNYDFGISRVIKSLEPYNKKLGTDTWFYAKRCFLSLLENMAKHMIMLRDSVVQECIQFLEHCELYGKDVLAIIEQPLEENRMHIGKNTVTYESRLIKALFYEVTGWNE; from the exons ATGCCGCTAGCAACGATCAAAGACGGCGAATACACGGCCACCGTGTATAAAATG ATCAAAGAGGGGCGTTATGGAGACGCAATTCATATTCTGAGCAAAGAACATCAGAAACACACAAAA TCAAGGGCTGCGCTCTCGCTCATAGGTTATTGCTACTATCACATGCAAGACTTCACTAACGCAGCAGAGTGCTATGAACAGCTGACACAGCTTCACCCAGAGGTGGAAGACTACAAACTCTACTATGCCCAGTCCCTTTACGGAGCGTGTGCCTTCCCAGAGGCCATGAAAGCTACATTCCTGTTGGACAGCACTACAAGTCATACTAAG ATGATCAAACTGCAAGCTGCTATCAAATATGGGGAGGAGGACTTTTCAGGTGCAAag ATTCTGGTTGAGCAGTTGCCTCAGGAGGATCCAGACTACGATGTGGATCTTGGTTGTTTGCTTTATAAGGAGGGAGAGTATGAAGAAGCTTGCAAAAAGTTTATGTCCTCtatgaatgtacttggctaccaGCCAG ATCTGGCATACAACATAGCACTTTGTTACTACAGTTTAAAGCAGTATGCTTCAGCACTCAAATATATTGCAGAAATCATTGAACGTGGAATCAGAGAGCATCCAG AACTCAGTATTGGCATGACAACAGAAGGCATTGATGTAAGAAGTGTTGGCAACACCCTTGTCTTGCATGAAACCGCTTTGATCGAAGCTTTTAATCTGAAAGCAGCTATTGAATACCAGCTGAAGAACT ATGCTGCAGCACAGGAGGCACTGACTGATATGCCCCCCAGATCAGAGGAG GAATTGGATCCAGTCACCCTTCACAACCAGGCCTTAATGAATATGGACTCCAAGCCTACTGAGGGGTTTGAGAAGCTTGCTTTTCTCCTTCAGCAAAATCCCTTCCCTCctgttacatttggtaacttacTTTTGCTCTACTGTAAATACGAG TACTTTGACCTTGCTGCAGATGTTCTGGCTGAAAATGCCCATCTCACATACAAGTTTCTCACACCG TACCTCTATGAGTTCCTGGATGCCATGATCACATGTCAGACTGCACCTGAGGAG GCCTTTCGAAAATTTGAGGAAACTGCTGGGAAACTGACTGAGCAGTTACGCAAGGTTACGAAACAG GTGCAAGAAGCAAGACACAACCGGGATGAAGAATCCTTAAAAAAATATGTCCAAGACTATGATGAGGTTCTTGAGAG ATACATTCCTGTATTAATGGCACAAGCCAAAATCTACTGGAACCGTGAGAACTACAGCATGGTAGAAAAGATTTTCCACAAATCACTGGAGTTCTGCAATGAGCATGACACTTGGAAACTTAATGTTGCTCATGTGCTCTTCATGCAAGATAACAAATATAAAGAAGCCATTGGGTTTTATGAGCCCATAGTTAAGAAACATTATGAGAAC ATCCTCAACGTCAGTGCAATTGTTCTTGCTAATCTGTGCGTGTCATACATCATGACCAGCCAAAATGAAGAG GCAGAGGAACTGATGAGGAAGATAGAGAAAGAAGAGGAGCAGATCTCTTATGATGATCCAGACAAAAAGATTTTTCATCTGTGTATTGTCAACCTTGTAATAGG GACTTTGTATTGTGCTAAAGGGAACTATGACTTTGGCATTTCTCGTGTCATAAAGAGTCTGGAGCCATACAACAAGAAG CTTGGAACAGACACGTGGTTCTATGCTAAAAGATGTTTCCTCTCACTGCTGGAAAACATGGCCAAACACATGATCATGCTCAGAGATTCAGTGGTGCAAGAGTGCATTCAGTTCCTGGAGCACTGTGAAT TGTATGGGAAAGATGTTCTTGCCATCATAGAGCAGCCCCTGGAGGAGAACCGCATGCACATCGGCAAGAACACTGTCACGTATGAATCACGCCTGATTAAAGCTCTCTTCTATGAAGTCACAGGATGGAATGAGTAA
- the flr gene encoding tetratricopeptide repeat protein 30A isoform X3, which produces MPLATIKDGEYTATVYKMIKEGRYGDAIHILSKEHQKHTKSRAALSLIGYCYYHMQDFTNAAECYEQLTQLHPEVEDYKLYYAQSLYGACAFPEAMKATFLLDSTTSHTKMIKLQAAIKYGEEDFSGAKILVEQLPQEDPDYDVDLGCLLYKEGEYEEACKKFMSSMNVLGYQPELSIGMTTEGIDVRSVGNTLVLHETALIEAFNLKAAIEYQLKNYAAAQEALTDMPPRSEEELDPVTLHNQALMNMDSKPTEGFEKLAFLLQQNPFPPVTFGNLLLLYCKYEYFDLAADVLAENAHLTYKFLTPYLYEFLDAMITCQTAPEEAFRKFEETAGKLTEQLRKVTKQVQEARHNRDEESLKKYVQDYDEVLERYIPVLMAQAKIYWNRENYSMVEKIFHKSLEFCNEHDTWKLNVAHVLFMQDNKYKEAIGFYEPIVKKHYENILNVSAIVLANLCVSYIMTSQNEEAEELMRKIEKEEEQISYDDPDKKIFHLCIVNLVIGTLYCAKGNYDFGISRVIKSLEPYNKKLGTDTWFYAKRCFLSLLENMAKHMIMLRDSVVQECIQFLEHCELYGKDVLAIIEQPLEENRMHIGKNTVTYESRLIKALFYEVTGWNE; this is translated from the exons ATGCCGCTAGCAACGATCAAAGACGGCGAATACACGGCCACCGTGTATAAAATG ATCAAAGAGGGGCGTTATGGAGACGCAATTCATATTCTGAGCAAAGAACATCAGAAACACACAAAA TCAAGGGCTGCGCTCTCGCTCATAGGTTATTGCTACTATCACATGCAAGACTTCACTAACGCAGCAGAGTGCTATGAACAGCTGACACAGCTTCACCCAGAGGTGGAAGACTACAAACTCTACTATGCCCAGTCCCTTTACGGAGCGTGTGCCTTCCCAGAGGCCATGAAAGCTACATTCCTGTTGGACAGCACTACAAGTCATACTAAG ATGATCAAACTGCAAGCTGCTATCAAATATGGGGAGGAGGACTTTTCAGGTGCAAag ATTCTGGTTGAGCAGTTGCCTCAGGAGGATCCAGACTACGATGTGGATCTTGGTTGTTTGCTTTATAAGGAGGGAGAGTATGAAGAAGCTTGCAAAAAGTTTATGTCCTCtatgaatgtacttggctaccaGCCAG AACTCAGTATTGGCATGACAACAGAAGGCATTGATGTAAGAAGTGTTGGCAACACCCTTGTCTTGCATGAAACCGCTTTGATCGAAGCTTTTAATCTGAAAGCAGCTATTGAATACCAGCTGAAGAACT ATGCTGCAGCACAGGAGGCACTGACTGATATGCCCCCCAGATCAGAGGAG GAATTGGATCCAGTCACCCTTCACAACCAGGCCTTAATGAATATGGACTCCAAGCCTACTGAGGGGTTTGAGAAGCTTGCTTTTCTCCTTCAGCAAAATCCCTTCCCTCctgttacatttggtaacttacTTTTGCTCTACTGTAAATACGAG TACTTTGACCTTGCTGCAGATGTTCTGGCTGAAAATGCCCATCTCACATACAAGTTTCTCACACCG TACCTCTATGAGTTCCTGGATGCCATGATCACATGTCAGACTGCACCTGAGGAG GCCTTTCGAAAATTTGAGGAAACTGCTGGGAAACTGACTGAGCAGTTACGCAAGGTTACGAAACAG GTGCAAGAAGCAAGACACAACCGGGATGAAGAATCCTTAAAAAAATATGTCCAAGACTATGATGAGGTTCTTGAGAG ATACATTCCTGTATTAATGGCACAAGCCAAAATCTACTGGAACCGTGAGAACTACAGCATGGTAGAAAAGATTTTCCACAAATCACTGGAGTTCTGCAATGAGCATGACACTTGGAAACTTAATGTTGCTCATGTGCTCTTCATGCAAGATAACAAATATAAAGAAGCCATTGGGTTTTATGAGCCCATAGTTAAGAAACATTATGAGAAC ATCCTCAACGTCAGTGCAATTGTTCTTGCTAATCTGTGCGTGTCATACATCATGACCAGCCAAAATGAAGAG GCAGAGGAACTGATGAGGAAGATAGAGAAAGAAGAGGAGCAGATCTCTTATGATGATCCAGACAAAAAGATTTTTCATCTGTGTATTGTCAACCTTGTAATAGG GACTTTGTATTGTGCTAAAGGGAACTATGACTTTGGCATTTCTCGTGTCATAAAGAGTCTGGAGCCATACAACAAGAAG CTTGGAACAGACACGTGGTTCTATGCTAAAAGATGTTTCCTCTCACTGCTGGAAAACATGGCCAAACACATGATCATGCTCAGAGATTCAGTGGTGCAAGAGTGCATTCAGTTCCTGGAGCACTGTGAAT TGTATGGGAAAGATGTTCTTGCCATCATAGAGCAGCCCCTGGAGGAGAACCGCATGCACATCGGCAAGAACACTGTCACGTATGAATCACGCCTGATTAAAGCTCTCTTCTATGAAGTCACAGGATGGAATGAGTAA
- the LOC127451701 gene encoding UPF0764 protein C16orf89 homolog, translating into MLYTFVVLLILSSTLDLSKQDVIDNILMSLSKGITYFDEQGRHINLDGVVGYTILQAQLQEATRTWPHSDFLSLSQRSAAVSMLKRLNRSMSTALYALQDTDPKYFKEFEPILDSSFWSLPAEWSSTDPSLAYTSVRTMECYDEYLSDKCMTLLLGTWKDNGTPCIVTQSCRDTMTQFGCPHYSLSHQLLYFMIGKMKGCSRMLKGDMRLSRVNITVEHYQRIFCSNMMKSNQDIFRNGLPGQMQDIFIENILLCGLVGFSDFYKLDWLQSIVTWQDQEVGCFGKEEDISQVFEEFLDVPHKRVKRREKTLKDGCSSHMTGVAVSALGGFLNYYLSEQDITKRPLI; encoded by the exons ATGTTGTATACTTTCGTTGTGCTTCTTATTCTCTCGTCTACTCTTGATTTGTCAAAGCAGGATGTGATTGATAATATACTTATGAGTTTATCTAAGGGAATTACATACTTTGATGAGCAGGGCAGACACATCAACCTGGATGGTGTTGTTGGATACACAATACTTCAAG CGCAGCTGCAGGAGGCGACACGAACTTGGCCGCACTCAGATTTTTTGAGTCTTTCTCAGCGCTCAGCTGCAGTTTCTATGTTGAAGCGACTAAACAGAAGCATGTCCACTGCTCTCTATGCTCTTCAGGATACAGATCCCAAATACTTCAAAG AGTTTGAGCCCATATTGGACAGCTCATTTTGGTCACTGCCTGCAGAATGGAGCTCCACAGACCCCTCATTGGCTTATACCTCAGTGAGGACTATGGAGTGCTATGATGAGTATCTGAGTGACAAGTGCATGACTCTCCTTCTTGGAACATG GAAAGACAATGGAACCCCATGTATCGTCACTCAGTCCTGTAGAGACACAATGACGCAGTTTGGATGTCCACACTATTCCCTGTCCCACCAGCTACTCTACTTCATGATAGGAAAAATG AAAGGGTGCTCCAGAATGCTCAAGGGGGACATGAGATTGTCTCGTGTCAACATTACTGTGGAACACTACCAGAGAATCTTCTGCTCCAACATGATGAAGAGCAACCAGGATATTTTCAGGAATGGTCTTCCTGGTCAAATGCAAGACATCTTTATAGAAAACA ttcttTTATGTGGTTTAGTGGGATTCTCAGACTTCTATAAATTGGACTGGTTACAGTCTATTGTAACATGGCAAGATCAAGAAGTAGGTTGTTTTGGCAAAGAAG agGACATCTCCCAGGTCTTTGAGGAATTTTTGGATGTACCCCACAAACGGGTGAAAAGAAGGGAAAAAACACTTAAAG ATGGCTGCTCAAGTCATATGACAGGAGTTGCAGTGAGTGCATTAGGAGGTTTTCTCAACTACTACCTTTCAGAGCAGGACATAACGAAGAGGCCCTTAATCTAA